The window TTTAGGCAACTTTTTACCTTGTAGCATGCTTTTGGCCATTTCAACAATCGTCCTATTCTTCTGTTCGGTGACACCGTTATGTTGAGGCGTACGACGTACAATCAACTCCCTCtttatttctattttctttgcACAATTTTTGGAATCCATTGCTAGTGAACTCACCTTCACGATCGGATCTTAAAATTTTCAGAGAATGACCACATTGTTTTTCTGCTTGAGCTTCAAATGTAGTAAAATGAAGAAATGCTCCATAAAACAGACCCAAGTGATATGGGTGTCATCATCAATAAATATCTTTTTCTAGCATTGTTGCATGTCCCCAAATGTCTCTATGCACAAGTTCAAGTGGGGCTTTAGCTCTCCAAGATGAATTAGAAAAAGACAAACGATGTTGTTTTCCAAAATGCAGCCTTTACATATATTTtgctcttttttattttaataattttaagccATTAAAATGAAGATGGCCGAATCTGAGATGCCATAGCAGGGACTCATCACTTTTAGCTTTCAGAGCATAAGTTTTCAACAGAAGGCATTTTCAAAGGATAAACCTTGTGAGGTGCCATCTTGATTTTGGTAACCAACTAATTTGTCTTCTTATCAAAGACTATACAATGATCtccttcaaatttaatattatatcctTTTTGTGCCAATTGACCAACACTTAGCAAATTTGTATTAGGTCTGGAACAAAAAGAACATCATTAATGAGTTTGGAAGTACCTTCCTTAGTTTGTACATCAACGACTCCTTTACCTTCAACATTGTGACCTTTTCTATCTTTAAGAGTGACTTGCGATCTTAAATTCTCGTTAAGATTAACAAAGAAGTTTCTGCCTCCTGTCATGTGGTTAGAGCAACCACTATCAATGTACCAGATATCACTTGTTTCTTGAGTCTTAAGACGAGAAAAGAACAACTCATCTGAAGCCTCACCGCTCTCAGAGAAATTGGCCTTTTGCTTTTGCCGAAACCAACAATCTTTGTCAAAATGATTAGGACGGCTGCACCTCGTACATTTATACCTGCAATCATTTGTATGGTGCCCATTTTTACGACACAAGTTGCAGTAAAAAGAGGATTTTTCTTGCTGAATCTTTCTTCCCTGGTCATGGGGTTTTCTTCTCCCCTTTCCGCGATAATTGCTTCCTGATCTTTGAAATTTTTGACCACAGCCTTCATCTTCTTTTCTTTGTTTGCGAAGCTTTACTTGGTGTATTGCTTCCTTCTATCTCCATCCCAGGGTGCAAGTGCTACTGCATCATCGGGCTGCTCATATTCATTTTGAACCAGATTCCATAAACCATGAGAAATGAAAATAGTCCTCATTTGTATGCTCCAAAAATCATAAGATTCTCCCTAGAAAATGGGAACGGAAGTTTGCGATAAGGCAAAAGTTGCTGCACAGTTTGAACCTGATGCCATTTTACAGACTGTGCAAATGATTTGCAGAATTTCTTGTATACCTACCGGATTTATGAATTCTAGAGACGAGGGCTCTTatatggctctgataccacttatGATTTTAGATATATAGATGAATATATTGAAAGATGCTACTGAATATAAAGTATGCATTTGACTGATTTTTTCTGCAATACAAACCAGATCAGTACACCTGAATTTATAGATGACTAGGACATTCTAGATAACTAATTAATAAACTCATAAGTTAAAGAGTAAATGAACATATCTCTTAGACTTCTAAAAACTCTCAGACTCTTGGCTTTTCACCTTATTGTagaattttcaagatttttctaGATTAACTTTTAACACAAAAAAGCGCATTTTAAGGgcaagtccaatggtggtgCTAAAGTAGgcgctattgctataatatagcaccaaagcaaaaaactcaactccaatggGATGCTAGAATTGAATGTAAAATAgcaaaatgctatacttggttctaaatatagaaccaagtatagatgATGTTATAATTGCCACATAAGCATGCAAGTGAAAAATGCATTAATAAAGTAATAGtgacaaatatagttatgtaCTTTAAGATTATGTAATTAGAATATAACTTTATTTGGATATGTTTGATACTATTTTGCATTTACCATTGGACCataagttctattttagcacaaaaaatcactttttggtttcaaattataacaGTAACTACATCTATTTTAACATCACCATTGGACTGGTTCTAAGCACCTCACCTATGCCTAGGCGAAGCAATTTCAATCAGGCATGCGCTCGGGGGTCATGAAGTGCTTTAAGTGAAAAAAAGATTAGTACAGGAGGAATGCGAGGAACAAGAgtagttgaaacttgaaagtgAACTTCTTGATTAGGACATGAATGAATGATACGGTTGACATACCACTTTTGATAACATTCAGCCTCACCAAGGCTCTAGATAGGCCCCAAACATGTCAATATAGCCACTAGGTCCCACCCTTAATAACACTGTTTTCCATCCGGTTCTATTTTAGTGGCtattttagtggtttctatTGAAGTAGGATTCTTTAACTAATGTTTTGGgctttaatatattattcaagAGATTTAAATACGTGGAAAAAATCCAATTCAATCCGAAATCCGATGGATTTGGCTTTGGATATTGagttttggatttggattcaGCTTTAAGACCTGAAAATATTTGGAATTAGCTAAACCCAATCCAAACTTGGTCCGTTTCCATCCCTATTTTGTTCTTCATAATTCATGTAAAACTCTTTAGAACAAAAACCTGGCTTGATCCCTAAAAGTGATGAATCTTTATATTactaattagaaaaaaattactaTCAAATCCGAATGCTTGAGAGTTTATGCAATTAGACCGCAAGAAGAGACATAGAAAGAAGAGAAGATTTTTTGTtgagttaaaatattttcttgtatTTAGTATAAGTTATTATTCAAGAATAGATGAAGTGCATCTTAtcatatagttatattatattaatagatAATTCAAAATATCCTAGACTGTGGAAGAGGATAAGAAATGAACTTGTTTACTTCATCATTCATATTTTGCTTATGAAGTTAAAATTTGATGTCTTAtacttttttgttaattatggGGTGGTTTGGTTAAGGAGTTACTTATTAAAGCAAAGAAATGGATTGTAAGTGATAAGTAGgttatgatttataagttattaaagtgtttggataatgtGACTCATAAGTTATTTAACTGTTTAGATAATTTTACTTAGGCCTTGTTTGGTATTGCTGTTGTAGACAACAACTTTTTGCTAAAAAATAGGTTAAAACTGTTTGTTAAATCTAAACACAACTTTTTCAGAATAGTTGAAAAGCTACTTTCAGAAAGCAGGTCTCCcaatgcttttggaaaaagctgttttTCAACTTTTAAGCTTTCACACATTTCAGTatcaaacctcaccaaaaacattatttttatatataacccaaaatatgcaaatataaaaaaaaaaaattaccaaatgaCTTTCTGATTTTTGCAACAACACTTATTTCAGCAGCACAACACTTTTGAACACTTCCAAAAAGACCCTTAGGTAATTTAAAGAAGTAGAGTgttaacaaaaaagaaaatagaaaagaaGTAGACATTGTAAAAAAGCTAGCTTTTTCAACATTCCACTTCTCTCCCCAGATATACTTAAAATGCTTATTCTTCTTTACACAAGCTGGTTAAGAAAAGCAAAAGCGCACTATTTATTTAAAGAAGCCTTGCTTCTTGGTCAAACAATCTCTTTGTTGGTTCatagttaatttattataaagtcGTGGATGAGTTTTTCTGAAGTCAAGGGGAATGATGTTGAGGCAGGAATCAAAacatcattttatgttattattcaaaatagatttatataattgaattatataataACTAGGAATATCCAAGATTATTCTTGAGAAGAAGACAATAATATTCCATTAAATATTAGGATTTTGCTTATTACCGAAGTTGAAGGTTTTAATCCTATGTATAAGGATATGTGATATATTAATACTGGTGGACTCTAATTGATTATCGAGTTTAAAATGAATTCTCTTTTGTTATGTGTTGCGATCCATGTAAATTTTACAAGCTTAATTTGTTTAAATGCAAAAATATGCATAATCAATTATAATTCTTGAAATCCTCTAATAAGGAAAAtatatactaaaattatggACAACTATGACTAGTTGGGTAAGCCGTTATTTCGGTTTGGTAAAATAGCTTGACCTACGGTATGGTTTTATCCATCAAtcaaagaaataaatatattttaactctCTTTGTATGGAACATGGAAAGAAGATTACAGATAATTTTCATTCATGTTGTCCACAGGTAAAAATACATATTCTATTCCATCGCATTTAGTGAATTGATTACtactgaatatatatattattactatATAAAATTGGAAATATTACCAAAATCAACCTTTGATTTACCTTATTAATCAAAGAGTAAATGACAAATTGGTGGCTGTAGTTTTTCGAATTTTACAAGATGGTGGCTGGACTTTTCGAATTACATCATGGTGGCCGGAGTTTACTTCCGCCTTTTAATAAGGTGGCGGCCATGAACTTATGTTAATTTTCCTCCGTtaactccaaaaaataaaagaatagaCGACAAAATGGTGGAAATCTAGCCAACATTTTCTAGAATTGGCATAACTGTTTTGTCGTTTACTCTTTTATTTTTCGGAGTTAACGGAGGAAAATTAACAGAGGTTCACGGCGGCCACCTTATTAAAAGACGGAAGTAAACTCTGGCCACCATTATGTAGTTTTTAAAGTCCAGCCACcatcttgtaaaatttagaagactacggccaccactttgtcatttactcttaATCAAATATGGACAATTTTTGGGACAAACCAAATAGGAAATGTGGCCATTATAAACGGGATGTGGGATGGAGGGATTATCATATTCTACATAAGGTATACTATTGAGAAGAAAGGAgaagtatttatatattttgagatAAGTATTGTATAACTACATCCCACTTAACGAGGTCTAAAATTGAGAAAATGCTGATGCTGTTTTGGGTAGATGCACTTATTGGATATGTGTTGTTGACTTCTGAATTCAGTCTTTCGGTTTTTTAGGTGTCTTTATCTAGATAAAAGGTTCTAATAATATGGGATCATCCACGTGTCATCAGGTAGGACTATCCTCTCTGCAAAAGGGCTACATCTGCTGGAAGTGgaagaaacaaaataaaatacatcTCTCTCTCCCACCCCTACCCTGTTTCTCTGTGcttccctctccctctctcctctACCTCTCTACCTTTCTCTCTCATCTTTGTACCTCTATTTTCTGGATTTTCGGCAGCAGAGTAGCTGCTAAAGGTTTTGTGATTGCCACTTTTGACGGATTACAATTCTTTTCACTCTGTTATATTTGTACTACTTCCTATGTTATGGAATGGAGATTATATATGCCATAAAAGTTATTTAACCTTTTTGTGTATATTTAATCTCTATAGGGTTTCACGATGAGCAGAAGGGATTTTGCTGATCAAAATACTGGAGGTGTTGGTGTGAAAGCTGTTAAATTGGAGGTAGATCCACTTGGAAGATCACTGGACTTTGCAGTACATAATAACTCTGTTCTGGATCACATTAAGCAGTCTAAAACTCTTCCGAGACAAGACTCAAAAGAGGACATAATCTCAAGCACTTTAAGTTCTGGTCAAAGTGGCACCAGTGCATTGGATAATGAGAAGTCCCCATTTGATGACACAAGCCTTTGTTCTACATCACCAACTAGTTATGCACCTCTTTGTCGGCAGTTTTGGAAAGCTAACAAGTACGATGAACGGGTTGCACAAAAATCTAATCTTCCAAGTATACTTCTCTCtgagattattatatatattgtgaTCTGTTCCAGTTGTTCTTTTAggatttttttcttaatttagtTGTACAACTTTACTTGCGGTTATGTGCTCTACTTGATGATGGCAATCTGAAATATTGATCAATGGTTGACAGGTGGCACGAATCATCTACATATTCACCCTAAATTCCTTCACTCAAATGCTACTTCGCACAAATGGGCTTTTGGTGGTACGTGGAGATGTTACGGTAACTTTTGCTGCATTTGACCAATACTAAATCCACCAAATTCACCTTAATTTTTGCTTGTGTGCAGCCATTGCGGAGCTGATAGATAATGCAATCGATGAGGTAAATTTATGACATGAACTTGAGTATCTAAAAATTGAAACCTTTTCCAAGAGGTTGTCATAGATGATGTGACATGGCACTCTTGATTCCTCACTCATTAGAGTTGGTAGTTTGCCAAAAGGCTGTCAACTAATGTTGCAAACTATTGGAAACCTCCTAAAATGGTTAAAATACATAAAGTGCACAAAGTATATAGTAGAATACTTATTTTGGTTGAGGAGTAATTTATAATGTCTTATGGGTTAACATATGCAACTTGTAAAGGTTGCTAACTATTGGAGTGTTTTTTgggtatatatttttaacatggaagagagaaaaaataaaaaattaatatgtatgatGATCTGGTAAGGGTTTGCAACTATTTTGGCAACCCATGTTGAAAATACTCTTATGTTCTAGTTTGTCTTAATGTTGTTATTAGCTATGGTTTAccttgtataaatttattactCCTATATTGCATCAGACATAGTTCATACCTTTAGAGAGGTGGGTGGTGGTTAAGCCTAATGCTTACACCTCATACAAGCTCAAAATCTTTTCATAACTTCCCTGGTTTATAGGACAGCCAATGTAGCTTGTTCATCTCAGATAATTAATTTTGCCTTGCTATCTGTGAGAAGTGTgatctattttctttttttctttttttcttttgcatcTTGCTCAAAGTAGTATTTTTTAAGGAAGAATAGTGGTCTCCCGTATAAGTAGTTGAGAAATGCATACTTTATCAATTATATTCTATAATGTTATAGCTCTTTAGTTTCTCAATTGTATTCTTGTACTGGACAGATACAAAATGGGGCTACCTTTGTGAATGTAGATAAAACCTTAAATCCAAGGAATAGAGCTTCAGCATTGTTAATACAAGGTATTTATATAATTGAGCATTATCGATCTTCCGAAAATTTTGATGTCCTTTTTGGCTTACAGTTTTTAACCAGGGGTTCCATATTTGTGTTAGATGATGGTGGTGGAATGACCCCGGAAGCAATGAGACGTTGTTTAAGCTTTGGGTTTTCAAATAAGAAGTCTATGTCAGCCATTGGACAGTGTATGATACTTGTGctattatatataaacatacttGTCAAAGCGTAAAGGCTCCATTAGACCACTTGGTACTTAGGCATCCATTAGACGAATTAGGCAGActcccacacacacacaatttgATTAGTTTTGGTTGAGatcatattaatatatgatcatATATAGTACAACTGTATGAAATTCTTCTTGTATTGTTTTTAAAACTGTTAGTTCTAAGTTATAGAGTTTGTTGTAATTGTTGAATTACTGATAAAAGATACAATGCAATGAAACTTACcaatatcaaattatatattaaacatataaatcaTTAAGCATAGCTGATCGCCTAGTTTACCTAATTGATGCCTAGGCAACTCCTGTAGAGCCGGCTATGATTAGATGCTGGCTGACACCGGGATTCCACAAGGCATCACATACCCCAAGGAAACTAAGTCGGGCATGAGCATGGCAACTatgttatcaaataattttatgttttctcCTGTTATTTTAGTTGGTTTAATCTGTAGGCATTCAGGTGGAAATGGCTGTCATATTAGTTGGTTTAACTTTTAGCCTTTCAGATGGAAATGGCTTCAAGACAAGTACAATGAGACTAGGGGCAGATGTCATCGTCTTCAGCCGCCACAGGAACAGGTTATACATTGTTAACATCTTTGAAATTCTGGTTGAAGAATTTCATTTGTGGTTTGTCTCTATTTGATTGGAAAGATATTtcaataacaaaaatatttcaGTTGGAAGTTTATTCACAATTGTATTTCCTCGGAGATATCTgaaagtataatataaaattattattggtCTGGGTAAAATATATTGTAGTATATTTAAGTGAATTTTCTATGTGTTTAATTGTCATTCTGTTTTAGTTCTTGCAATATTTTTCTTGTTAATAGTGCCTAGAATGGTATGCTGTGATGTCCTCTACGGTTTACCTCAAATTGAAGCTGTTTGTCGtgtaaaaatttatcatttgtTAGTAATTTGTTCTGTGATTGCCCTGCAACTTCCTGTGTAATTAGTATATCTTCCACAGGACTTCAACACAGAGCATTGGTCTTTTGTCCTATACATTTTTGACACAAACAGGACATGACAGAATAGTGGTTCCCATGGTTAGTATCATCACACTCTCACTATTCTtgcatgtatatttatattgtcaATCCCTTTTACATGTCAAATGATTCTTTAGCAGTACATGAACAGAAGTAATATAGCTATGCATAATTGTATCATCCTTCCTGATCGAACTACATGATGATGATTAAAGTGTATTGCCTACCGAATCTCGGTGTTTGTTTTGTCCATTTAAGTTGTTCAAACCAACTTATAAGTCCTACTTTTGCTCTTTGTTCCAGTTTGGAACTGGAAACTTGTATATTTCTTGGAAAATTCTGTTACTGATATTTTCTTTATTGAGGTATCTTCTTTTTGCTTATGTTGCAGGTTGATTACGAGCTAAACATTTCAACAGGCACAGTGGATTACCTACATTCACAAAGCAAGGAAACTTATATGTGCAATCTTTCCATTTTGTTGCAGTGGTCTCCATATTCCACAGAAGAAGAACTTCTCAAGCAAGTATGCCACCTTGCTGAAAtctcctaaatttttttttgtttacaaTTAATACTCGACCTTTTATATTACAAGATCTTATACATCAAGCTATTTTAGCTTTGGATTTACCGTTGAAGTTGAGTTATTAGtttattgatcatatatattgttTGTGATTATTCAGATGCATAACATGTGATCGTAATTGATTTACATTGCTACTTAGTGCTTTGGTGATTGGTACCTGAATAATGTTCCCCATTAATTGCTTATTTATATGTCATACCTGCAATTTTAGTTCTTAATTTTGGCATATTAGTACGTGCTTGAACTTGAAGAAATGACTGTTTTTTGAGTTTGTCGGATCGCTCACTTATAGTTAAATTCAGTGCAAGCTATACTTTTAAAACCACTACAGCCTGGACAGATAGTTGCAGATTATCTgtaattggtcaatttgactagtaAAAGTTGAAAGTGCCAATTATTTTTGGGACGGAGtatttgagtatttaaattctCGCTAGATGGTATCTGGAAATGCATAAAGATTTACAGGGTATAGTTGGTAAAATTACATTTGCCTTTAAATACATGGTACAATTAATAAGTTTGGTGAGTTTAAATGGTGTAAATTTactatacaatattataagaattcttataatatataatattataaattcctataatatttataacatttataaatattatgataagAATTACAAATATGAGAAGGGGACAAGCTGATACGGATAATCGATAGCCATTTAGGTTTATTAATGtatagcaaaagaaaaaaagtgtGCTTCTTAATGTTCATCTTCTTACAAAGGATAGTCTTTTTTCAAGAGAGGTAGTAGGTCTTATTattttgttcttaattttaaatttgcgATAGCTCTAAATAAATTTGTAAGCACCAAACAGCCTGGATTTACTTGTCTTTTTGGTCAGGGTAATTAACTATCTCCAATCGTTTAGCTACAAGTAAACAATTGTATGAGCTGCATCATTGACAAAAAGTGTAGACAAGTATGACTGTTTGAGTAGATATCAGTGCTTGTTTTCTTTTCACGGCACTGTATATTGGACTATTCGTCTCCTTTGCTGCATGGGTGCTATTTACAGTTAAGAAATGGCTTTGCTTTAAATGGAAAGTTGGGTTCTTATGCGAACATGTAATTATGTTGAATTGTGGTGTCTTAGGTTTTCTTCTTTACTATCCTTTTATGTGTCTGTCCTTGCTGAAATGAACTGATCATGGATATTATTTTAGGTGTGGAGTGTTTCAATTAGCATGTGCTGACATGTAATAACTGTTTAACAACTATTTCAACTGTTGGTCATTCAAGTTTTTTGGCATTAGATTGAGCCATTTGACCATGAAATTTTCATCTTCTTTTAATGTTCGTTGTCCTGTGGAATTTATCTTGGTTGTCAACGTATAAATTGTAATCAATATGATTGTTTTATCATTTGTACTTGCTGCGTACCGTTAGATGAACACCATAAATATGGACTAAAGGCTTGGTATCTGATCACTTAAATTTTACTGCagttattacttttaaaaacaaTACCTATAGATTCCTTTAGAGATAAATCCTACATATAGTGTTGCTAAGACACAGATCCTGAcatctttatttaaataacaCATGTAATTATCCGATGGCAGTTTGATGACATTGGAAATCATGGCACAAAAGTTATCATCTACAATCTGTGGTTTAACGATGAAAGCAGATTGGAGCTTGATTTCGAAACAGACAGTGAGGTTGGATTTTATTAAGTATTTTCtatcttattttaatatattgcatTAAGCTATTTCTGAATATTCTGCATTTCATATGCTGCAGGATATTCGTCTTGCTGGAGAGGCCAAGAACACTGAAAAGGGGGTGATGCGGTTGACATTAAGTGAACAGCATCTCGCTAATCGTCTCCGTTATTCTCTTCGTGTAAGTTAAGTGTCATTACTGTGTTCTtgttgaaatattaatttatgatgtCCTGCTAAATATACTGTCTTTCCTAGCAGGCTTACTTGTCTGTCCTGTACTTGCGATTGCCTGCAAATTTCTGCATGTTATTGCGTGGAAAAGCTGTTGAGTATCATAATATTGCTAGTGATCTTAAGTATCCTGAATGCATCCTGTACAAACCTCACAGTGGCCGTTGTGTGGAGGTAATACATTATCTGTTGCATTATTGATTTATTGTTGCAAACATTTTCTATCTCTGACTTCTTATACTTGTACTTTGTACCCAAACCCTCTTGAACCTTGTTGGAGTTCATTTGCAATCAGTCCCTCCCAATTTCATATATACCTTGGAACTTGGAAGTCAGTCTTGACTATATTCAACTAAAAAGACATTTATCCTCAATGAGCATAGAGGTTATTGTTTTTTGGGATAGGGACAATCACAAGGAATTTCAAATACTCACTCACACATTTACCTCCAATGAGACTTTGAACCCTCGAAATCATGTTATCATGAATGATAATATACACTAGGCTACAACGCTAGGGATAACATTTATTTTTCATGATTATAATTTGCTTATTATTTTAGCTAAAAATGAGGACTTTATTATGTTTACTCTAATCTAGTTTGTGGTTCATGGAAATATGAAGTTGCCATATACAactttattatttcatattgGTTGCTATCATATATTAGGATGATCTCATTCGTGAAAGTTACCAACTATTTAATGATAAAGATGACagttatcatatatttttaacatcattttgttagtgtttcaatattaatgaattgatgttttattaatatatataaatcgattgattatattttgttcTTGAAAATTTGGCTatgacaatatttttttatattgtaaattgGTGGTATAGacaataatcatttttaatatctatttgtcaatgtttttctaatattaaaatgtgataATGTGTTTGgagattaattttaaattatattttaatttttgtatggATAAAGATTTTAATTATCATATACCGGCTCCCAGTTTTTCTTGGACCAGACAACGTTAGAGTTTAAAAGGGTTACATGATGGTTCGTATCTGTCTTGAAGTACAACATGTTGGAGTTAAGAAGCGTTATATGATGGTTCATGTTTGTTTTTAAGTAGAACACGTTATCACTAAAAGAGACGCGTTGGCCGTTCTCTCattgtttatatttgttttttttaagagATAATCCATCCAAAGCATTTGCCagtatatatttctaaattttaaatttataatttaatcattatattttttttatggaaAATTATAATGTATTGATatctgattaaatattattgacagattgattatattttgttttatagatTTAGGGGGTGTATTCAGCTagtattttaatggattatattatatatagtctatgg of the Daucus carota subsp. sativus chromosome 4, DH1 v3.0, whole genome shotgun sequence genome contains:
- the LOC108192500 gene encoding protein MICRORCHIDIA 6 isoform X4; the protein is MSRRDFADQNTGGVGVKAVKLEVDPLGRSLDFAVHNNSVLDHIKQSKTLPRQDSKEDIISSTLSSGQSGTSALDNEKSPFDDTSLCSTSPTSYAPLCRQFWKANKYDERVAQKSNLPSGTNHLHIHPKFLHSNATSHKWAFGAIAELIDNAIDEIQNGATFVNVDKTLNPRNRASALLIQDDGGGMTPEAMRRCLSFGFSNKKSMSAIGQYGNGFKTSTMRLGADVIVFSRHRNRTSTQSIGLLSYTFLTQTGHDRIVVPMVDYELNISTGTVDYLHSQSKETYMCNLSILLQWSPYSTEEELLKQFDDIGNHGTKVIIYNLWFNDESRLELDFETDSEDIRLAGEAKNTEKGVMRLTLSEQHLANRLRYSLRAYLSVLYLRLPANFCMLLRGKAVEYHNIASDLKYPECILYKPHSGRCVEGEVTTTIGFLKEAPHVNVHGFNVYHKNRLILPFWRIVSFTDSRGRGVVGVLEANFIEPSHNKQDFEKTNVFQKLEVRLKEMTWEYWDYHCGFIGYQMKKKPRESMSSYVSSNSSIEQGAKQPVMLSKTFSTAGNALLAAGSYNLPVASLPNKVARKQCELIGNQVNSEEGHLKRRHYDGQKEPEKVKRKALTRVDSINSIPCVELEPPTDTCRMLDDQEKINVMQENRKLHAQCLINERKEVLLKEKVSRLRKELREAQSQYSKLLAESQLLEKIKVENKLP
- the LOC108192500 gene encoding protein MICRORCHIDIA 6 isoform X2, with the protein product MSRRDFADQNTGGVGVKAVKLEVDPLGRSLDFAVHNNSVLDHIKQSKTLPRQDSKEDIISSTLSSGQSGTSALDNEKSPFDDTSLCSTSPTSYAPLCRQFWKANKYDERVAQKSNLPSGTNHLHIHPKFLHSNATSHKWAFGAIAELIDNAIDEIQNGATFVNVDKTLNPRNRASALLIQDDGGGMTPEAMRRCLSFGFSNKKSMSAIGQCIQVEMAVILVGLTFSLSDGNGFKTSTMRLGADVIVFSRHRNRTSTQSIGLLSYTFLTQTGHDRIVVPMVDYELNISTGTVDYLHSQSKETYMCNLSILLQWSPYSTEEELLKQFDDIGNHGTKVIIYNLWFNDESRLELDFETDSEDIRLAGEAKNTEKGVMRLTLSEQHLANRLRYSLRAYLSVLYLRLPANFCMLLRGKAVEYHNIASDLKYPECILYKPHSGRCVEGEVTTTIGFLKEAPHVNVHGFNVYHKNRLILPFWRIVSFTDSRGRGVVGVLEANFIEPSHNKQDFEKTNVFQKLEVRLKEMTWEYWDYHCGFIGYQMKKKPRESMSSYVSSNSSIEQGAKQPVMLSKTFSTAGNALLAAGSYNLPVASLPNKVARKQCELIGNQVNSEEGHLKRRHYDGQKEPEKVKRKALTRVDSINSIPCVELEPPTDTCRMLDDQEKINVMQENRKLHAQCLINERKEVLLKEKVSRLRKELREAQSQYSKLLAESQLLEKIKVENKLP
- the LOC108192500 gene encoding protein MICRORCHIDIA 6 isoform X3, translating into MGSSTCHQGFTMSRRDFADQNTGGVGVKAVKLEVDPLGRSLDFAVHNNSVLDHIKQSKTLPRQDSKEDIISSTLSSGQSGTSALDNEKSPFDDTSLCSTSPTSYAPLCRQFWKANKYDERVAQKSNLPSGTNHLHIHPKFLHSNATSHKWAFGAIAELIDNAIDEIQNGATFVNVDKTLNPRNRASALLIQDDGGGMTPEAMRRCLSFGFSNKKSMSAIGQYGNGFKTSTMRLGADVIVFSRHRNRTSTQSIGLLSYTFLTQTGHDRIVVPMVDYELNISTGTVDYLHSQSKETYMCNLSILLQWSPYSTEEELLKQFDDIGNHGTKVIIYNLWFNDESRLELDFETDSEDIRLAGEAKNTEKGVMRLTLSEQHLANRLRYSLRAYLSVLYLRLPANFCMLLRGKAVEYHNIASDLKYPECILYKPHSGRCVEGEVTTTIGFLKEAPHVNVHGFNVYHKNRLILPFWRIVSFTDSRGRGVVGVLEANFIEPSHNKQDFEKTNVFQKLEVRLKEMTWEYWDYHCGFIGYQMKKKPRESMSSYVSSNSSIEQGAKQPVMLSKTFSTAGNALLAAGSYNLPVASLPNKVARKQCELIGNQVNSEEGHLKRRHYDGQKEPEKVKRKALTRVDSINSIPCVELEPPTDTCRMLDDQEKINVMQENRKLHAQCLINERKEVLLKEKVSRLRKELREAQSQYSKLLAESQLLEKIKVENKLP
- the LOC108192500 gene encoding protein MICRORCHIDIA 6 isoform X1; amino-acid sequence: MGSSTCHQGFTMSRRDFADQNTGGVGVKAVKLEVDPLGRSLDFAVHNNSVLDHIKQSKTLPRQDSKEDIISSTLSSGQSGTSALDNEKSPFDDTSLCSTSPTSYAPLCRQFWKANKYDERVAQKSNLPSGTNHLHIHPKFLHSNATSHKWAFGAIAELIDNAIDEIQNGATFVNVDKTLNPRNRASALLIQDDGGGMTPEAMRRCLSFGFSNKKSMSAIGQCIQVEMAVILVGLTFSLSDGNGFKTSTMRLGADVIVFSRHRNRTSTQSIGLLSYTFLTQTGHDRIVVPMVDYELNISTGTVDYLHSQSKETYMCNLSILLQWSPYSTEEELLKQFDDIGNHGTKVIIYNLWFNDESRLELDFETDSEDIRLAGEAKNTEKGVMRLTLSEQHLANRLRYSLRAYLSVLYLRLPANFCMLLRGKAVEYHNIASDLKYPECILYKPHSGRCVEGEVTTTIGFLKEAPHVNVHGFNVYHKNRLILPFWRIVSFTDSRGRGVVGVLEANFIEPSHNKQDFEKTNVFQKLEVRLKEMTWEYWDYHCGFIGYQMKKKPRESMSSYVSSNSSIEQGAKQPVMLSKTFSTAGNALLAAGSYNLPVASLPNKVARKQCELIGNQVNSEEGHLKRRHYDGQKEPEKVKRKALTRVDSINSIPCVELEPPTDTCRMLDDQEKINVMQENRKLHAQCLINERKEVLLKEKVSRLRKELREAQSQYSKLLAESQLLEKIKVENKLP